The Hemibagrus wyckioides isolate EC202008001 linkage group LG12, SWU_Hwy_1.0, whole genome shotgun sequence genome includes a window with the following:
- the LOC131362811 gene encoding C-type lectin domain family 6 member A-like isoform X2, giving the protein MQAIYEDVSFELDKMDSRENYHCSTETEDDVYVNTEDCSPKLKMSTGPQAVDDVYVNRQQLHPKTKTCTALASLCAVGILYHSKVVSTEILRERHDNATSELMVLKDNATETERLYEELKVKHHEFVSTYSKTEQLKEMLKAKYQQVHECLSACSAKQTCTLCEEGWKTLGLKCYYFSTDKLNWKQSKDYCVEKGGHLVIITSQPEQDFVVSQIRETHWIGLNDLETEGQWMWVNNKTLKETGVTFWYSAPEGPNEPDNWKIQDPSGENCAALGDENGNINKWFDASCRTIKKCICEK; this is encoded by the exons ATGCAAGCCATCTATGAAGATGTGAGTTTTGAACTGGACAAAATGGACAGTAGGGAAAACTATCATTGTTCAACAG AAACAGAGGATGATGTTTATGTGAATACGGAAGACTGCAGCCCAAAGCTGAAAATGTCCACAG GACCACAAGCAGTGGATGATGTCTATGTGAACAGACAGCAGCTGCATCCAAAGACCAAAACATGCACAG CTTTAGCATCACTCTGTGCTGTAGGGATCTTGT ATCACAGTAAAGTTGTTTCTACTGAGATATTAAGGGAGAGACATGACAATGCTACATCCGAACTGATGGTGCTAAAAGACAATGCCACTG AGACAGAAAGATTGTATGAAGAACTGAAGGTGAAGCATCATGAGTTTGTCTCTACATACAGTA agaCAGAACAACTGAAAGAAATGCTGAAGGCGAAATATCAGCAAGTTCATGAATGTCTCTCTGCGTgcagtg caaaacaaacctGTACACTTTGTGAGGAAGGATGGAAGACTCTTGGTTTAAAGTGTTACTACTTCTCCACTGATAAACTGAACTGGAAACAGAGTAAAGATTACTGTGTGGAGAAAGGAGGCCACCTGGTCATTATAACCAGCCAACCTGAACAG GATTTTGTAGTTTCACAAATCAGAGAAACACACTGGATTGGTTTGAATGACTTGGAGACTGAGGGGCAGTGGATGTGGGTGAACAACAAGACCTTAAAGGAGACGGGTGTAAC GTTCTGGTACAGCGCTCCAGAGGGACCAAATGAGCCTGATAACTGGAAAATTCAGGACCCTTCTGGAGAGAACTGTGCTGCTCTGGGGGATGAAAATGGtaacataaataaatggttTGATGCGTCTTGTCGTACGATAAAAAAGTGCATCTGTGAAAAgtaa
- the LOC131362811 gene encoding C-type lectin domain family 4 member A-like isoform X1, translating to MQAIYEDVSFELDKMDSRENYHCSTETEDDVYVNTEDCSPKLKMSTGPQAVDDVYVNRQQLHPKTKTCTASSGCKVVIFVLGLLLLGALASLCAVGILYHSKVVSTEILRERHDNATSELMVLKDNATETERLYEELKVKHHEFVSTYSKTEQLKEMLKAKYQQVHECLSACSAKQTCTLCEEGWKTLGLKCYYFSTDKLNWKQSKDYCVEKGGHLVIITSQPEQDFVVSQIRETHWIGLNDLETEGQWMWVNNKTLKETGVTFWYSAPEGPNEPDNWKIQDPSGENCAALGDENGNINKWFDASCRTIKKCICEK from the exons ATGCAAGCCATCTATGAAGATGTGAGTTTTGAACTGGACAAAATGGACAGTAGGGAAAACTATCATTGTTCAACAG AAACAGAGGATGATGTTTATGTGAATACGGAAGACTGCAGCCCAAAGCTGAAAATGTCCACAG GACCACAAGCAGTGGATGATGTCTATGTGAACAGACAGCAGCTGCATCCAAAGACCAAAACATGCACAG ctTCATCTGGTTGCAAAGTGGTCATATTTGTTCTTGGTCTTCTACTGCTTGGAGCTTTAGCATCACTCTGTGCTGTAGGGATCTTGT ATCACAGTAAAGTTGTTTCTACTGAGATATTAAGGGAGAGACATGACAATGCTACATCCGAACTGATGGTGCTAAAAGACAATGCCACTG AGACAGAAAGATTGTATGAAGAACTGAAGGTGAAGCATCATGAGTTTGTCTCTACATACAGTA agaCAGAACAACTGAAAGAAATGCTGAAGGCGAAATATCAGCAAGTTCATGAATGTCTCTCTGCGTgcagtg caaaacaaacctGTACACTTTGTGAGGAAGGATGGAAGACTCTTGGTTTAAAGTGTTACTACTTCTCCACTGATAAACTGAACTGGAAACAGAGTAAAGATTACTGTGTGGAGAAAGGAGGCCACCTGGTCATTATAACCAGCCAACCTGAACAG GATTTTGTAGTTTCACAAATCAGAGAAACACACTGGATTGGTTTGAATGACTTGGAGACTGAGGGGCAGTGGATGTGGGTGAACAACAAGACCTTAAAGGAGACGGGTGTAAC GTTCTGGTACAGCGCTCCAGAGGGACCAAATGAGCCTGATAACTGGAAAATTCAGGACCCTTCTGGAGAGAACTGTGCTGCTCTGGGGGATGAAAATGGtaacataaataaatggttTGATGCGTCTTGTCGTACGATAAAAAAGTGCATCTGTGAAAAgtaa
- the LOC131362813 gene encoding C-type lectin domain family 6 member A-like, translating to MRGKGRRTGADDYVNTQNWHPDMSDHTELKDKKKTEKILISAFVLILILGALSALCAVGILYHNKGVSYEILSEQYANVTATLMMQENKTKEIEKLHETLKMELQQVQEDLAACSANQNKGQCEKGWKSLGLKYYYFSCFKLNWTQSRDYCVETGGHLVIITSQTEQDFVASQIRETHWIGLNDLETEGQWMWVNNQPLKETGVMFWYSAPEGPNEPDNWKIQDPSGENCAALGDENGNINKWFDASCSKKKQCICEK from the exons ATGAGGGGAAAAG GACGAAGAACAGGGGCGGATGATTATGTGAATACACAGAACTGGCATCCAG ACATGTCTGATCACACTGAGCTGAAAgacaagaagaaaacagaaaaaatttTAATATCTGCTTTTGTTCTCATCTTAATACTTGGTGCTTTATCAGCACTCTGTGCTGTAGGAATCCTTT ATCACAATAAAGGAGTCTCATATGAGATATTAAGTGAGCAGTATGCTAATGTTACTGCAACATTGATGATGcaagaaaacaaaaccaaag AGATAGAAAAACTGCATGAAACACTGAAGATGGAGCTTCAGCAAGTTCAGGAAGATCTCGCAGCATGCAGTG CAAATCAAAACAAGGGACAATGTGAGAAAGGATGGAAGTCTCTTGGTTTAAAGTATTACTACTTCTCCTGTTTTAAACTGAACTGGACACAGAGTCGAGATTACTGTGTGGAGACGGGAGGCCATCTGGTCATAATAACCAGCCAAACTGAACAG GATTTTGTAGCTTCACAAATCAGAGAAACACACTGGATTGGCTTGAATGACTTGGAGACTGAGGGACAGTGGATGTGGGTCAACAACCAGCCCTTAAAGGAGACGGGTGTAAT GTTCTGGTACAGCGCTCCAGAGGGACCAAATGAGCCTGATAACTGGAAAATTCAGGACCCTTCTGGAGAGAACTGTGCTGCTCTGGGGGATGAAAATGGtaacataaataaatggttTGATGCGTCTTGTAGTAAGAAAAAACAGTGCATCTGTGAAAAgtaa
- the LOC131362810 gene encoding C-type lectin domain family 4 member F-like isoform X1, translating into MQAIYEEVSFELDKMDSRENYHSPTETEDDVYVNTEDCSQKLKISTGPQAVDDVYVNRQQLHPKTKTCTASSDCKVVIFVLGLLLLGALASLCAVGILYHSKVVSTEILRERHDNATSELMVLKDNATETERLYEELKVKHHEFVSTYSKTEQLKEMLKAKYQQVHECLSACSAKQTCTLCEEGWKTLGLKCYYFSTDKLDWTQSKDYCVEKGGHLVIITSQTEQDFVVSQIRETHWIGLNDLETEGQWMWVNNQPVTEMGVTFWYRSPQGISEPDNWRVEDPTGENCAALGHEVGITDKWFDASCRKLKQFICEI; encoded by the exons ATGCAAGCCATCTATGAAGAGGTGAGTTTTGAACTGGACAAAATGGACAGTAGGGAAAACTATCATTCTCCAACAG AAACAGAGGATGATGTTTATGTGAATACGGAAGACTGCAGCCAAAAGCTGAAAATATCCACAG GACCACAAGCAGTGGATGATGTCTATGTGAACAGACAGCAGCTGCATCCAAAGACCAAAACATGCACAG cCTCATCTGATTGCAAAGTGGTCATATTTGTTCTTGGTCTTCTACTGCTTGGAGCTTTAGCATCACTCTGTGCTGTAGGGATCTTGT ATCACAGTAAAGTTGTTTCTACTGAGATATTAAGGGAGAGACATGACAATGCTACATCCGAACTGATGGTGCTAAAAGACAATGCCACTG AGACAGAAAGATTGTATGAAGAACTGAAGGTGAAGCATCATGAGTTTGTCTCTACATACAGTA agACAGAACAACTGAAAGAAATGCTGAAGGCGAAATATCAGCAAGTTCATGAATGTCTCTCTGCGTgcagtg caaaacaaacctGTACACTTTGTGAGGAAGGATGGAAGACTCTTGGTTTAAAGTGTTACTACTTCTCCACTGataaactggactggacacaGAGTAAAGATTACTGTGTGGAGAAAGGAGGCCACCTGGTCATTATAACCAGCCAAACTGAACAG GATTTTGTAGTTTCACAAATCAGAGAAACACACTGGATTGGCTTGAATGACTTGGAGACTGAGGGGCAGTGGATGTGGGTGAACAACCAGCCCGTAACGGAGATGGGTGTAAC GTTCTGGTATAGATCTCCACAGGGAATAAGTGAGCCTGATAACTGGAGAGTGGAAGACCCTACTGGAGAGAACTGCGCTGCTCTGGGTCATGAAGTGGGTATCACAGATAAATGGTTTGATGCTTCATGTCGTAAGCTGAAACAATTCATCTGTGAAATATAA
- the LOC131362810 gene encoding C-type lectin domain family 6 member A-like isoform X2 — MQAIYEEVSFELDKMDSRENYHSPTETEDDVYVNTEDCSQKLKISTGPQAVDDVYVNRQQLHPKTKTCTALASLCAVGILYHSKVVSTEILRERHDNATSELMVLKDNATETERLYEELKVKHHEFVSTYSKTEQLKEMLKAKYQQVHECLSACSAKQTCTLCEEGWKTLGLKCYYFSTDKLDWTQSKDYCVEKGGHLVIITSQTEQDFVVSQIRETHWIGLNDLETEGQWMWVNNQPVTEMGVTFWYRSPQGISEPDNWRVEDPTGENCAALGHEVGITDKWFDASCRKLKQFICEI, encoded by the exons ATGCAAGCCATCTATGAAGAGGTGAGTTTTGAACTGGACAAAATGGACAGTAGGGAAAACTATCATTCTCCAACAG AAACAGAGGATGATGTTTATGTGAATACGGAAGACTGCAGCCAAAAGCTGAAAATATCCACAG GACCACAAGCAGTGGATGATGTCTATGTGAACAGACAGCAGCTGCATCCAAAGACCAAAACATGCACAG CTTTAGCATCACTCTGTGCTGTAGGGATCTTGT ATCACAGTAAAGTTGTTTCTACTGAGATATTAAGGGAGAGACATGACAATGCTACATCCGAACTGATGGTGCTAAAAGACAATGCCACTG AGACAGAAAGATTGTATGAAGAACTGAAGGTGAAGCATCATGAGTTTGTCTCTACATACAGTA agACAGAACAACTGAAAGAAATGCTGAAGGCGAAATATCAGCAAGTTCATGAATGTCTCTCTGCGTgcagtg caaaacaaacctGTACACTTTGTGAGGAAGGATGGAAGACTCTTGGTTTAAAGTGTTACTACTTCTCCACTGataaactggactggacacaGAGTAAAGATTACTGTGTGGAGAAAGGAGGCCACCTGGTCATTATAACCAGCCAAACTGAACAG GATTTTGTAGTTTCACAAATCAGAGAAACACACTGGATTGGCTTGAATGACTTGGAGACTGAGGGGCAGTGGATGTGGGTGAACAACCAGCCCGTAACGGAGATGGGTGTAAC GTTCTGGTATAGATCTCCACAGGGAATAAGTGAGCCTGATAACTGGAGAGTGGAAGACCCTACTGGAGAGAACTGCGCTGCTCTGGGTCATGAAGTGGGTATCACAGATAAATGGTTTGATGCTTCATGTCGTAAGCTGAAACAATTCATCTGTGAAATATAA
- the LOC131362815 gene encoding C-type lectin domain family 6 member A-like: protein MVFELDKMDTSENYHSLPETEDDIHVIMEDCHPKLKKCTANQNQGQCEEGWKSLGLKCYYFSTIKLDWTQSQDYCVEKGGHLVIITSQIEQDFVVSQIGETHGIGLHNLETEGQWMWVNNQPLKETGVTFWYSAPEGPNEPDTWKIQDPSGENCAALGDGNGNINKWFDASCSTIKKCICEK, encoded by the exons ATGGTTTTTGAACTGGACAAAATGGACACTAGTGAAAACTATCATTCTCTACCAG AAACAGAGGATGATATTCATGTGATTATGGAGGACTGCCACCCAAAGCTGAAAAAATGCACAg CAAACCAAAACCAGGGACAATGTGAGGAAGGATGGAAGTCTCTTGGTTTAAAATGTTACTACTTCTCCACTATtaaactggactggacacaGAGTCAAGATTACTGTGTGGAGAAAGGAGGCCATCTGGTCATTATAACCAGCCAAATTGAACAG GACTTTGTAGTTTCACAAATCGGAGAAACACACGGGATTGGCTTGCATAACTTGGAGACTGAGGGACAGTGGATGTGGGTGAACAACCAGCCCTTAAAGGAGACGGGTGTAAC GTTCTGGTACAGTGCTCCAGAGGGACCAAATGAGCCTGATACCTGGAAAATTCAGGACCCTTCTGGAGAGAACTGTGCTGCTCTGGGGGATGGAAATGGtaacataaataaatggttTGATGCGTCTTGTAGTACAATAAAAAAGTGCATCTGTGAAAAGTAA
- the LOC131362812 gene encoding C-type lectin domain family 6 member A-like, which yields MHAIYEDMSLELDKMDSRENYHSPTETGDDVYVNTEDCRSKLKKSTASSGCKVVIFALGLLLLGASASLCAVGILYHSKVVSTEILRERHDNATSELMVLKDNATETERLYEELQTKHHEFVSACSKTEQLKEMLKAKYQQVHERLSACSAKQTCTLCEEGWKSLGLKCYYFSTDKLNWTQSRDYCVEKGGHLVIITNQPEQDFVVSQIGETHWIGLHDLETEGQWMWVNNQPLNETRVTFWYSAPGRPDEPDNWKEEDPAGENCAALGHENGDKDKWLDASCRKLKQFICEK from the exons ATGCATGCCATCTATGAAGATATGAGTCTTGAACTGGACAAAATGGACAGTAGGGAAAACTATCATTCTCCAACAG AAACAGGGGATGATGTTTATGTGAATACGGAAGACTGCAGATCAAAGCTGAAAAAATCCACAG ctTCATCTGGTTGCAAGGTCGTCATATTTGCTCTTGGTCTTCTACTGCTTGGAGCTTCAGCATCACTCTGTGCTGTAGGGATCTTGT ATCACAGTAAAGTTGTTTCCACTGAGATATTAAGGGAGAGACATGACAATGCTACATCCGAACTGATGGTGCTAAAAGACAATGCCACTG agaCAGAAAGATTGTATGAAGAACTGCAGACAAAGCATCATGAGTTTGTCTCTGCATGCAGTA agACAGAACAACTGAAAGAAATGCTGAAGGCGAAATATCAGCAAGTTCATGAACGTCTCTCTGCATGCAGTG caaaacaaacctGTACACTTTGTGAGGAAGGATGGAAGTCTCTTGGTTTAAAGTGTTACTATTTCTCCACTGATAAACTGAACTGGACACAGAGTCGAGATTACTGTGTGGAGAAAGGAGGCCACCTGGTCATTATAACCAACCAACCTGAACAG GATTTTGTAGTTTCACAAATTGGAGAAACACACTGGATTGGCTTGCATGACTTGGAGACTGAGGGACAGTGGATGTGGGTGAACAACCAGCCCTTAAACGAGACGCGTGTAAC GTTCTGGTATAGTGCTCCAGGGAGACCAGATGAGCCTGATAACTGGAAAGAGGAGGACCCTGCTGGAGAGAATTGTGCTGCTCTGGGTCATGAGAACGGTGACAAAGATAAATGGTTGGATGCTTCTTGCCGTAAGCTGAAACAGTTCatctgtgaaaaataa